In Primulina eburnea isolate SZY01 chromosome 3, ASM2296580v1, whole genome shotgun sequence, one DNA window encodes the following:
- the LOC140828548 gene encoding major allergen Pru av 1-like, whose amino-acid sequence MTIVEFSDEIKVRVTPKRMFKALVTDSHNILPKIIPHIFKSIDILEGEGGVTGCVRQINFPDGAPYSHMKDKLEAVDTENLVVKIVLFEGPGLGEKMEKFHSEQKFVDSGDGGCIIKLKNHHHLKAGHTSISEEEFKAAKEHGLTFFTATEAYLVAHPDVCA is encoded by the exons ATGACGATCGTCGAATTCTCCGATGAAATCAAAGTGCGGGTCACCCCGAAGAGGATGTTCAAGGCATTGGTAACCGATTCCCACAATATCTTACCAAAAATAATCCCTCATATCTTTAAGAGCATCGATATTCTCGAAGGCGAAGGCGGCGTTACCGGTTGCGTTAGGCAAATAAATTTCCCTGATg GTGCTCCATATTCTCATATGAAAGACAAGCTCGAAGCCGTCGATACCGAAAACCTAGTGGTCAAGATCGTTCTCTTCGAGGGACCTGGGCTCGGGGAGAAGATGGAGAAGTTTCACTCCGAACAGAAGTTCGTGGATTCCGGTGACGGCGGATGCATCATCAAGTTGAAGAATCACCATCACTTGAAGGCAGGTCACACTTCAATTTCAGAGGAAGAGTTTAAAGCAGCAAAAGAACATGGCCTGACATTCTTCACTGCGACTGAAGCATACCTCGTTGCTCATCCTGATGTTTGTGCTtaa
- the LOC140828547 gene encoding major allergen Pru av 1-like produces the protein MTTVEFSEEIKVQVTPKRMFKALVTDAHNILPKIIPHIFKSIDILEGEGGVTGCVRQINFPHGAPFSHMKDKLELVDAENLVVKFVLFEGPGLGEKMESLHSEQRFVDSGDGGCIIKWKNHHHLKAGHTHISEEEFKAGKEHGITFVTATEAYLVAHPDVCA, from the exons ATGACGACCGTCGAGTTCTCCGAGGAAATCAAAGTTCAGGTCACCCCAAAGAGGATGTTCAAGGCATTGGTTACCGATGCCCACAACATCTTACCAAAAATAATCCCCCACATCTTCAAGAGCATCGACATTCTCGAAGGAGAAGGAGGCGTCACCGGATGCGTTAGGCAGATAAACTTCCCCCATG GAGCGCCTTTCTCTCACATGAAAGACAAGCTCGAACTCGTCGATGCCGAAAACCTAGTGGTCAAGTTTGTGCTCTTCGAGGGACCGGGGCTAGGGGAAAAGATGGAGTCGCTGCACTCCGAACAGAGGTTTGTGGATTCCGGTGACGGCGGATGCATCATCAAGTGGAAGAATCACCATCACTTGAAGGCTGGTCACACCCACATCTCAGAGGAAGAGTTTAAGGCCGGAAAAGAACATGGAATAACATTCGTCACTGCTACTGAGGCATATCTCGTGGCTCATCCCGATGTTTGTGCTTAg